The following is a genomic window from Deltaproteobacteria bacterium.
GCAGTCGTTCGAGCGCGTAGACGCCGAAGCCCACGAGCCCACTGATCAGATCGTACTCCCCGGACCACGGAGAGACGGCGACCAACTCGAGCAACGCTGCATCGATGTCTTCGTTTGCGTCCGCGGCCGAATCCATCCCCGCGCCTGACAAGAGCTGCGCCGTCCAAGCCACTCCGAGGAAACCTGCGTAGAGCGACGGCGTCATTTCCGTAGAAGCGACCGCATCGATCGCTCGATCGAGCTCTCGCGAGGCGGTGTCATCCGTGCGATGCCCCGGGCTTACGGACGCGGAATAGGCGTGAACCAGCGCGTGTCCGGCTGCGCCGTCAGCGAGCGTTGCATCGTCGGTGGACCGGGCAATGATCTCTTCGATGATCGCGTTGGCGATGTCGAGGGCTCGCCGTGCAATTTCACCGTGGAGCAAAGGTCGCCATTCGCGGACACCGGTGCGGTTGCAATCAGTGAATGCGCAAGGACTCACCCCTCAGCGTTACGCCTCGGCGCCCGCAGATACAACAGGCGAGCCCACTCCGTGCGGACTCACGTCTGATATCCTCGGTAAATGAAGGGGCTGGCGAAGTCGAGTCGATCACGCGCGGCGACGCGCAGCAAGGGAACGACAACGGCCGACACTTTTCCCGTCTTTGTCCTGGGCGCTCCTCGCTCGGGCACGACGCTGGTGCGGTGGATCCTCGATACGCATTCCAGGATTCACTGTCCTGGCGAAACCAGGTTTCTGCTCGCGCTGCGCGACTTCTACGAATCGCCGCATACGGTGCCGAATCTCACGGCGCTGGGGATGACCGAAGCGCGCCTCATCGAGCATCTTCGGGCGCTGGTGCTCGCGATCATGGGGGAGCTGACCGCCAAAGCGGGGAAATCGAGATGGGCGGAGAAGACGCCTTACTATTCGGTTCTGCCGAATTTCATCCGCACGCTGTTCGGCGGGGAGTGCAAATTCATCATCGTCATCCGGCACGCCCTCGACACCGCTCTCTCGATGGTCAACGCGCTCGAGGAAAAGCTCTGGATCCCCGGCTTGCGGATGGTGCACGAGACGGATCAGCAGTTCGGCCTCACCGACATCCCGCTGTTGCGCGCGGCGCGCATCTGGTCCTCTTACTGCGAGCACCTCGATGCGTTCAGAAGCCTGTACCCGGAGTGCTGTTTCGTCGTGCGCTACGAGGACCTGGTCGCCCACCCGAAACGTGTCGCGAGCGGGATGTTCGAGTTCATCGGGGAGAAGTTGGAACCGGGTCTTCTGGAAGCCGTATTCCGGAGCGATCATGGCGGAGGGTTCGGCGACCCGAAGATCCGGCGCACGCGTTCGATCGAGAGCGACCGTACTGGAGATTGGAAGAGTCTTTCTTCGGGGACGTTGAAGGTCGTGTCGCCCATCGTCAATGCGCAGCTCGCGGTGTGGGGGTACCCGAAGATCGGCTAAGTGAGTCGAATTGCCCCGGGGCGGGCCGCCGTGGTCATGGGGCGAGCCGCCACGCCCACGGCGGCCGCGTGCCTCATCTGAGCCCAGGCTGGATCCGCTTCGCTCCGATCCGCGGTTCCAGCAGTTGCAATGCCAGCCCGGTCTGCCCGGATGAACGGCTTGCGCCGCTGATTGCGCGCGCCGCTGCCAGCGACTCCACCATCGGGACTGAAAATCCCCGTGTCGGTGGTTCGATTCCGCCCCTGGCCACCAATTCCAAGGACCAGGCGTTCCACTTCGTCCAGCCGGGACTTGGCGGGCCTTGTCGGGAATGTCAGCCTTGCTTGAACGATGCCGCC
Proteins encoded in this region:
- a CDS encoding sulfotransferase → MKGLAKSSRSRAATRSKGTTTADTFPVFVLGAPRSGTTLVRWILDTHSRIHCPGETRFLLALRDFYESPHTVPNLTALGMTEARLIEHLRALVLAIMGELTAKAGKSRWAEKTPYYSVLPNFIRTLFGGECKFIIVIRHALDTALSMVNALEEKLWIPGLRMVHETDQQFGLTDIPLLRAARIWSSYCEHLDAFRSLYPECCFVVRYEDLVAHPKRVASGMFEFIGEKLEPGLLEAVFRSDHGGGFGDPKIRRTRSIESDRTGDWKSLSSGTLKVVSPIVNAQLAVWGYPKIG